The Solidesulfovibrio fructosivorans JJ] genome includes the window GTCAGCCAGGTCAAGCAGTTGGGCCTTTTCGACGCGGACGCGCCTACCAGATGAACCGCCACAAATAGCGTTCATAGGCCCGGGACATCCGTTGGGCCGTCGGCGCATTGACGCCGAGGTCCTGCAACCGGCAATACACGTGCAGCGGATTGAAAAAATGCTGCATGAAATTACGAATCTGTCGCATAATACCATCACCTTGAAACATCGACGGAACAGACCCGCCACTGCATACGCGGCCAATCGACCAGCCGCTCACAACAACAACCGGCACTTCATACGCCCGAACTTTCGGACGCTCAAGCTTTCGCAACCTATTTTTATTATCAACCTTTCCGCCATGATACAAAATTACAAGAGTCCTTTTCCCTGGCGTCTGGCGGCCCCGAGCTGCGTGTGGCCGGAAACCGCCCTGGTCAATTGCCGACGTCTGGCCCGCACCGTGCCCGAAGTCGGCCTGTATTTGTTGGAACTCGACAGCTGCCTGGCCTACGGACCGGACGACCTGCCCCAAAAAACCTACGGTCTGGCCTACCATCTCCACCTCCCCTTCGACCTGCCCTGGGAGCGCGGCGGCACGGGCGCCTTTACGGCCATGGAGGGGCTGCTCACCAAAACAGCCCACCTCTCGCCCTGGGCCATGGTGCTCCATCCGCCCGGCAGCCTGACCGAACTCGAGGATTTCCTGGCCGCCCTGGCCGTCACCGGCCGCGACCCCGCCTCGCTACTGCTGGAAAATACCGAGCAGTCCTCGCCCGAGGAGGTGCTGGACATGGCCGAGGCCGCCGGCTGCGGCGTGTGCCTCGATCTCGGCCACATGCTGGCCCTGGGCCAGACCTTGCCCACCGCCCGGGAGGAACTCGTCGCCCGCACGCGCATGCTCCACGTCTACTCGCCCTTCGGGGCCGAAGGCCCGCCCCCGGGCCGCAGCCACGCCCACCGCACGCTGACCTGCCTGTCGCCCGAAGGCCGCGATGTCCTCGTCTGGATGCTCGCCAACCTGCGCCCGCGCACGGTGGTGCTGGAGGTCTTCGCACCGTTTCACCTCGTGGAGAGCATGGCCGTGCTCGAAGCCCTGGCCGACGGCAAAACGCCCGATCCCGCCTGTGGGGACAAGGCGTGATCCGGCTCCTGCTCGGCGGCGTCAAATCCGGCAAATCGGCCCTCGGCGACCGGCTGCTGCTTGCCGGCGCGACGCCCCACCGGGTGCTCGCCACCGGCCGGGCCTTGGATTTCGATTTCCGGGAGCGCATCGCCGCCCATAAAAGAGCCCGGCCAGCCTCCGTGGCCGTCATCGAGGCCGGCGAGGGAGCCATGAACGCGCTGGCCCGCGAGGCGGCGCGCGGCGGCACCGTGCTTTTGGACAGCCTGGACTTTTGGCTGTTCGCCTGCCATGACATAACTGTAATGCAACCGCTGCACGCTGCCCTTAGCCTCGGCCTGACGCCTTATACCGATCCCGCCGGGCCGGAACTCATCGTGGTGAGCACGGAAACCGGACTCGGCGGCATCGCCGCCGACGCCGCGACGCGTCGTTTCGCGGACGTCCTCGGCGCGCTCAATCAAGCCGTGGCCGCCATGGCGGCCGACGTGCGCCTCATCGTGGCCGGCTGCGCCATAACGCTCAAGGGAAACGCCGCATGAGCTATTTCCGCAAATTGACCAACGAAGTGAACCGACTGACGCAGATGTTCGGGCGCGACGACAAGTGGCTCATCGTCATAAACGCCGATCCCGACGCCATGGGCTCCGCCCTGGCCCTGCGGCGCATCATGGCGCGCCGCGTGGCCGACGTCGGCATCGCCCGGGTCAACGAGATCAAACGCCCGGACAACCTGGCCATGATGCGCTTTCTGCGCATCCCCAACGTCATGCTCACCCCGGCGGTCAAGGCGCAATACGACCATTTCGCCATGGTCGACTCCCAGCCCACCCACCATCCGGATTTCAAGATCTGCGACTTCAGCGTCATCATCGACCACCACCCGGTCAAGCCCGAGTTTCCGGTCAAGGCCGCCTTCGCCGACATCCGGCCCGATTACGGCGCGACCAGCAGCATCATGACCGAGTATCTCTACAACATGCGCATCCGGCCGGGAAAACTGCTGGCCACGGCCCTGGTCTACGGCATCAAGACCGATACCCAAAGCTTCGAACGCCATTTCATCGAAGCCGACGTCAAGGCCTTCAGCTACCTGGCCAAGTGCGCCGACATGCAGGTCGTGCGCAAGATCATCTCCAGCGAGTACCACCGCCACTGGCTCAAGTATTTCTCCAAGGCCTTCCGCAAGATGCGCTTCGTCGGCCAGCGCGGACTCTTCGTCTACATGGACAACCTGGAAAGCCCGGACATCCTTGTCATGCTGGCGGACTTCTTCACCCGGGTGCACGGGCTCTCCTGGAACGTGCTGTGCGGAGTGATCAAAAAGCAGGTGGTGGTGATCTTCCGGGGCGACGGCATCGGGCGCAACATGGGACACGTGGCGTCCAAGGTGTTCGGCGACATCGGCTCGGCCGGCGGACACAGAGGCGCGGCCCGGGCCGAAATCGAACTGGAAAAACTCGGCGGCAAACCCGTGGAGGAATTCCTCTACAAACGCCTGACCGGAAAAAAACTCCCGACCAAGGAAAAATGCCCGATATGAAGGGAAAGAGCCGGGGGAAACCCTTTCTGAAGAAAGGGTTTCCCCCGGACCCCCATCCCAAAGACTTTTAATAGTTACAAAGGATTACCGTTACTCCATCCGTAACCGTTAGAAGTTTTTGGGAGGGGAGAGCGCGAGAGGGGAACCCTTTTTTCAAAAAGGGTTCCCCTCTCGCACCTTCTTCACGCTTCCCTCTCTCCCCCTCAGCGCACAGCGCGGACCGATATGGGGCAGCAGAAATCGGCCCGGGCCACGTAGCCGAGTTCCACGTCCGCCGCGTAGGCGCTGGCGTAATTGGCCCGGTCCGCGCTCCACACCCGGCGCACCGGCTGGCTGAAGGCCGCCGGCAGGCAGTAGCCCTCGCCCGTGGGTTCGGGGCGCAACAGCGTCATCAGTTCCGGCACGGTGGGCAAGCGCCAGTCGGCATGGCCGCCGGCGCTTCCGGCGTTGAGTCCGTCCACGAAGATAGCCGCTTCCTGCCAGGAGAGCCCGTAGGGCGC containing:
- the cbiR gene encoding cobamide remodeling phosphodiesterase CbiR, producing the protein MIQNYKSPFPWRLAAPSCVWPETALVNCRRLARTVPEVGLYLLELDSCLAYGPDDLPQKTYGLAYHLHLPFDLPWERGGTGAFTAMEGLLTKTAHLSPWAMVLHPPGSLTELEDFLAALAVTGRDPASLLLENTEQSSPEEVLDMAEAAGCGVCLDLGHMLALGQTLPTAREELVARTRMLHVYSPFGAEGPPPGRSHAHRTLTCLSPEGRDVLVWMLANLRPRTVVLEVFAPFHLVESMAVLEALADGKTPDPACGDKA
- a CDS encoding DHH family phosphoesterase, coding for MSYFRKLTNEVNRLTQMFGRDDKWLIVINADPDAMGSALALRRIMARRVADVGIARVNEIKRPDNLAMMRFLRIPNVMLTPAVKAQYDHFAMVDSQPTHHPDFKICDFSVIIDHHPVKPEFPVKAAFADIRPDYGATSSIMTEYLYNMRIRPGKLLATALVYGIKTDTQSFERHFIEADVKAFSYLAKCADMQVVRKIISSEYHRHWLKYFSKAFRKMRFVGQRGLFVYMDNLESPDILVMLADFFTRVHGLSWNVLCGVIKKQVVVIFRGDGIGRNMGHVASKVFGDIGSAGGHRGAARAEIELEKLGGKPVEEFLYKRLTGKKLPTKEKCPI
- a CDS encoding bifunctional adenosylcobinamide kinase/adenosylcobinamide-phosphate guanylyltransferase, whose protein sequence is MIRLLLGGVKSGKSALGDRLLLAGATPHRVLATGRALDFDFRERIAAHKRARPASVAVIEAGEGAMNALAREAARGGTVLLDSLDFWLFACHDITVMQPLHAALSLGLTPYTDPAGPELIVVSTETGLGGIAADAATRRFADVLGALNQAVAAMAADVRLIVAGCAITLKGNAA